From the Candidatus Nanopelagicus hibericus genome, the window TTGCACACTTCTTATTTGGTGATGCTAGTGCGTTAATTCAACTAGATATGTCTGAGTACTCTGAAAGACATACCGCCTCTAGATTATTTGGTGCCCCTCCTGGCTATGTTGGTTATGACGAGGGTGGACAATTAACTGAGAAGGTGCGTCGTCGTCCATTCTCAGTCGTGTTATTTGATGAGATTGAAAAAGCTCACCCAGATATCTTTAACTCACTACTGCAAGTACTAGAAGATGGTCGCTTAACTGATGCCCAAGGGCGGGTAGTGGATTTCAAAAACACCATCATTATTATGACTACCAACTTAGGCACTAAAGATATTTCTAAATCACTCTCACTTGGCTTTGCCAACGTGGCAGATGCACAGGGAAGTTATGAGCGGATGAAGGCAAAGGTTGGTGATGAGCTAAAGACTCATTTCCGCCCTGAGTTCTTAAACCGTATTGATGACATTGTGGTCTTCCATCAGTTAACTCAAGATCAGATTGTGAAAATTGTCGATTTGATGGTTGCGCAATTAGATGAGCGCTTAAAGGCGAAGGACATGGGAATTGAATTGACTGCTGGCGCAAAGGCGTTGCTGGCAAAGCGTGGTTATGACCCAGTACTTGGCGCTCGCCCACTTCGCAGAACAATTCAACGTGAATTAGAGGATGCTCTCTCGGAGAAGATGTTGTTTGGTGAATTAAAAGCTAGTGAAATTGTGTTGGTTGACGTATCAGATGACACCGATCAAGCAACCTTTACATTTAAAGGAACCGCTAAAACTGCATTGCCAGACACACCTGGTGATTTTGCAGAAGCAACTAATTAATCTTCACTTTACTAATTGCCTGCTCAACCCTAGAAGCTTCTAGTATTTCAATTCCAGCAATCTTTAAATCACTTCCAACTGGCACAATCACTCGTTTAAAACCTAGCCGAGCTGCTTCAGCAACTCTTTGCGTCACGCCAGTAACTTTTCTAATTTCTCCAGCTAAGCCAACCTCACCAATTGCAACTAAATCAGATGGAAGTGCTAATCCTTTAGCAGCAGATGCTACTGATAAGGCAACTGCTAAATCAGCAGCTGGTTCATTTATTTTCATCCCACCAACAGTTGCTACATAAACATCGCGGCCAGTAATTTTGATCCCAGCCCGAAGATCTAACACCGCAAGTGTCATTGCAGTTCTGGCATTGTCTAAGCCACTGGTTACTCGCCTAGCATTACCCCAATCTCTACCATCTGAGTTTGGTGCACTTACTAATGATTGAATTTCAGCAAGTAATGCCCGCCTGCCCTCAAGCACCACAGTCACACATGTGCCAGGTACTGGATCAGAATGCCGAGAGGTAAACAGCCCAGTTGGATCTGGCAAACCAATAATTCCAGAATCATTTAGATCAAAGCAACCAACCTCATCAGATGCACCAAACCTATTTTTAATTGTTCTAATTAATCTCAGCCTAGAGTGGCGCTCACCTTCAAAGTTAAGGACCACATCTACTAAGTGCTCTAGCAATCTTGGGCCGGCAATCGAACCATCCTTTGTGACGTGGCCAACTAGAACCAAAGTAATTGATCGCTCCTTTGCAATTCGAATTAGCGCAGCAGCAATCTCGCGCACTTGAGTAACACCACCTGGGGCGCCATCAACTGTGGTGCTGGAAATTGTTTGGATTGAATCAATAACTAATAGTTCAGGTTTTACCGAATCAATATGAGCAATTACTGCGCCAAGATCAGATTCGGCTGCTAGCCATAAGTTTTTATCAATTGCATTTAATCGCTCTGCTCGTAATCGAACCTGTGATGCTGATTCTTCACCGCTTATATATAGAGATAAAATTCCTTGTTTAGCAGTCTCTGCTGCAACTGTTAGTAATAAGGTTGATTTACCAACTCCAGGCTCACCCGCTAATAAAATTGCTGCCCCCGGTACTAAGCCGCCACCTAAAACTCGATCTAACTCACCAACACCACTGCTTCGAGCCTTTGCACTTGCTAAATCAACATCACCAATTGGTTTTGCAGCTGAGGTTGTCGCACCAGCAACTAAAGATAGTTTCTTTGGC encodes:
- the radA gene encoding DNA repair protein RadA, translating into MAKAPAKDPFRCVECGWSATKWVGRCGECQAWGTVEEIAAPKKLSLVAGATTSAAKPIGDVDLASAKARSSGVGELDRVLGGGLVPGAAILLAGEPGVGKSTLLLTVAAETAKQGILSLYISGEESASQVRLRAERLNAIDKNLWLAAESDLGAVIAHIDSVKPELLVIDSIQTISSTTVDGAPGGVTQVREIAAALIRIAKERSITLVLVGHVTKDGSIAGPRLLEHLVDVVLNFEGERHSRLRLIRTIKNRFGASDEVGCFDLNDSGIIGLPDPTGLFTSRHSDPVPGTCVTVVLEGRRALLAEIQSLVSAPNSDGRDWGNARRVTSGLDNARTAMTLAVLDLRAGIKITGRDVYVATVGGMKINEPAADLAVALSVASAAKGLALPSDLVAIGEVGLAGEIRKVTGVTQRVAEAARLGFKRVIVPVGSDLKIAGIEILEASRVEQAISKVKIN